One window of Dehalobacterium formicoaceticum genomic DNA carries:
- a CDS encoding CtsR family transcriptional regulator translates to MSILADEIERYLKGLLETSMEGFLEIKRNDLAEKFMCVPSQINYVLETRFSNNQGYHIESRRGGGGFIRIVKLVVQQDDDLLNLVNSTEGKLISQKSGEGLITRLEEEGFLTKKEGIILKSIIDKNTILLDAPERDLLRGRILRSVLISLLREDL, encoded by the coding sequence ATGAGTATATTAGCAGATGAAATAGAAAGATATTTAAAAGGATTGTTAGAAACGAGCATGGAAGGATTTCTGGAAATCAAAAGAAATGATCTGGCTGAAAAATTCATGTGTGTACCTTCTCAGATAAACTATGTTTTGGAGACCAGATTCAGTAATAATCAGGGTTATCATATTGAAAGCCGTCGGGGAGGCGGTGGGTTTATCAGGATAGTCAAGCTGGTGGTACAGCAGGACGATGATTTATTGAACTTAGTTAACAGTACCGAAGGAAAATTAATCTCTCAAAAATCTGGAGAAGGTTTAATTACTCGTTTGGAAGAAGAGGGTTTTTTGACTAAAAAAGAGGGCATTATCCTTAAATCCATTATCGATAAAAATACTATCCTCCTGGATGCTCCGGAACGAGATCTATTGAGAGGAAGGATCCTGAGGTCGGTATTAATTTCTTTATTAAGGGAGGATTTATAA
- a CDS encoding UvrB/UvrC motif-containing protein, translating into MLCDKCKQNQATMHFTKIINNEKYEQHLCEECAHGSSPFAGGMDPKFSFNNFLSNFLTHDPAISGMKHTDKLERCENCGLTYDQFAEGGKLGCSNCYSVFQDKLNPLIRRIHSSEIHKGKVPERTGGHLKILKEIDSLKSELNTLISKEEFEKAAVVRDKIKDLEMKMAD; encoded by the coding sequence ATGCTCTGTGATAAATGTAAGCAAAACCAGGCCACGATGCATTTTACGAAGATTATTAACAATGAAAAATATGAACAACATCTATGCGAAGAGTGCGCTCATGGTTCTTCACCCTTTGCCGGGGGGATGGATCCTAAATTTTCTTTTAACAACTTTTTATCTAATTTCCTGACCCATGATCCGGCAATTTCAGGTATGAAGCATACCGATAAATTGGAAAGGTGTGAGAATTGCGGCTTAACCTACGATCAGTTTGCTGAAGGAGGAAAATTAGGCTGCAGCAACTGCTATAGCGTATTTCAGGATAAACTAAATCCATTAATTAGGAGAATTCATAGTTCAGAAATCCATAAGGGTAAGGTACCGGAGCGAACGGGTGGTCACCTGAAGATCTTAAAAGAAATAGATTCTCTGAAAAGTGAACTTAATACCTTAATCAGCAAAGAAGAATTTGAAAAAGCCGCAGTGGTGCGGGATAAAATAAAAGATTTAGAGATGAAAATGGCGGATTGA
- a CDS encoding protein arginine kinase: MDRGDIFSRPDSKWTEGKGPDADIVISSRVRLARNIKNMPFPYMLSEEKEQEILNAIKDIIETPGFREKMGTFYYIPLNEIDQLEKQMLVEKHLISPQFAQSKGYKGVIVREDESLSIMVNEEDHFRIQCLLPAMQLNDAWVLANQMDDILEQTLEFAFDKEKGYLTSCPTNVGTGMRASVMLHLPGLVFTRMGYQIFSTMGQIGLTVRGMYGEGSEASGNLFQISNQVTLGLTEEDIINHLTSVTLQVIDQERNARNLFLKEGKDQLEDRVWRAYGILSHARNISSQEAMKLLSDLRLGIDLNLIQGIDPTVFNNLMVATQMAFLQQKGKGEMQPHLRDQIRAATIREKITKKNGGHESC; the protein is encoded by the coding sequence ATGGATCGAGGCGATATTTTTTCCCGGCCTGATAGTAAATGGACTGAAGGAAAGGGACCCGATGCAGATATTGTGATCAGCAGCAGGGTGAGATTAGCCCGAAATATTAAAAATATGCCTTTTCCTTATATGCTTAGTGAGGAAAAGGAACAGGAAATATTAAATGCTATCAAGGACATTATTGAAACACCTGGTTTTAGAGAAAAGATGGGCACTTTTTATTATATTCCTTTAAATGAAATCGACCAGTTAGAAAAACAAATGCTGGTGGAGAAACATTTGATCAGTCCCCAGTTTGCCCAAAGTAAAGGTTATAAGGGTGTCATCGTGCGCGAAGATGAATCCCTGAGTATCATGGTAAATGAGGAAGATCATTTTCGTATCCAATGCCTCCTTCCCGCGATGCAGTTAAATGATGCCTGGGTTCTTGCCAATCAAATGGACGACATTTTAGAACAGACCTTGGAATTTGCCTTTGATAAAGAAAAAGGATATTTGACTTCTTGCCCTACCAATGTAGGAACGGGCATGCGGGCTTCAGTTATGCTGCATTTGCCCGGATTGGTCTTTACACGCATGGGATACCAGATTTTTTCTACCATGGGTCAGATTGGTCTGACGGTGCGGGGCATGTATGGGGAGGGTTCAGAGGCCTCAGGGAACCTATTTCAAATTTCCAATCAGGTAACCTTAGGTTTAACGGAAGAAGATATTATAAATCATCTCACCTCAGTGACCCTTCAGGTCATTGATCAGGAAAGGAACGCCCGTAATCTGTTCCTGAAAGAAGGCAAGGATCAATTGGAAGACAGAGTGTGGCGAGCTTATGGGATTCTCTCCCATGCCAGAAATATTTCTTCCCAGGAAGCAATGAAATTATTATCGGATTTACGTCTGGGAATTGACTTGAATCTTATTCAAGGCATTGATCCCACTGTATTTAATAACTTAATGGTTGCTACACAGATGGCTTTTTTGCAGCAAAAGGGCAAAGGGGAGATGCAGCCTCATTTGCGGGATCAGATTAGAGCAGCGACCATTAGGGAGAAAATAACCAAAAAAAACGGAGGTCATGAGTCATGTTAA